In a single window of the Olivibacter sp. SDN3 genome:
- a CDS encoding lipopolysaccharide biosynthesis protein: protein MSGIKGKILSGVFWSSLQVIINQIFSFLVRLILAKLLFPEQFGVVGMATVIIGFVQVINDLGIGASLVQKRDADLREEHYHTAFWTGVLWAIFLYLLMAIVASGLVANFYDQPILKQLTPFLSLGILSSPVNLVHKARLTKAMEFKKMALIENTSSIVSGILSIMLAWLGFGIWSLAFNSVATIILAIPLYFRATAWKPQLIWSRDAFNEVFGFGIYTTGTNIVNYLMSNFDYLVIGKLVSAKALGAYAFAFVLTDTFRGRLMTIINKVMYPVYGKLQDDPGALKKYYLKTVNYNSLLIFPIMAFMVSLGDLFIIHIFGNKWSEAIDPLAILSLSVMIHMMVNSNTALIRGMGRPQLELILQIVKMVIFLPTLYIGIRYNGIVGAAWAVVINKVIAVIIAQYTFNRLLHIKISTLTFLTAVKNPWIASIIAYSSLYVIRTYTNFNFWVLSVLFFIVYVVSIWLLMGTELSSQLKDIKQSFKQRKGHVKSH from the coding sequence ATGAGTGGCATAAAGGGAAAAATCTTATCAGGTGTATTTTGGAGTAGCTTACAGGTTATTATCAATCAGATTTTCTCATTTCTGGTACGTTTGATACTGGCTAAATTACTTTTCCCTGAGCAGTTCGGTGTTGTGGGGATGGCCACCGTAATTATCGGGTTCGTGCAGGTTATAAACGACTTGGGTATCGGTGCCTCATTGGTGCAGAAACGAGATGCCGACCTTCGCGAGGAGCATTACCACACCGCTTTTTGGACTGGTGTATTGTGGGCGATTTTTCTGTATTTATTGATGGCAATCGTTGCGAGTGGTTTGGTGGCAAATTTTTATGATCAACCCATCTTAAAACAACTGACACCGTTTCTCAGCTTAGGGATTCTCTCCAGCCCTGTCAATTTGGTTCACAAGGCCAGGTTAACCAAGGCAATGGAATTTAAGAAGATGGCGCTTATCGAAAATACTTCGAGTATTGTATCGGGCATTTTATCCATTATGCTTGCTTGGTTAGGCTTTGGTATCTGGTCATTAGCCTTCAATTCGGTAGCAACCATTATTTTGGCAATACCCCTGTATTTCAGAGCCACAGCGTGGAAGCCACAATTGATTTGGAGTAGGGACGCTTTCAACGAAGTCTTCGGTTTTGGTATTTACACTACCGGAACCAATATTGTAAATTATTTAATGTCAAATTTTGACTACCTGGTTATCGGGAAGTTGGTTAGTGCCAAAGCTTTAGGTGCCTATGCCTTCGCTTTTGTATTAACAGATACGTTCAGAGGTAGACTCATGACTATTATCAATAAGGTCATGTATCCCGTTTATGGCAAGTTGCAGGATGATCCGGGAGCATTAAAAAAATACTATTTAAAAACTGTCAATTACAATAGTCTGCTTATTTTTCCGATAATGGCATTTATGGTGTCTCTAGGTGATTTATTTATTATCCATATTTTTGGAAATAAATGGAGCGAAGCCATTGACCCTTTGGCGATACTGTCACTGTCGGTTATGATACATATGATGGTCAACAGCAATACGGCATTGATAAGAGGTATGGGGCGGCCGCAGCTGGAACTTATTTTGCAGATTGTTAAAATGGTCATATTTTTGCCGACACTTTATATCGGTATCCGATACAATGGCATTGTCGGTGCGGCGTGGGCGGTGGTAATCAACAAGGTGATTGCCGTAATTATAGCACAATATACGTTTAATCGCTTATTACATATAAAGATCAGTACCTTAACTTTTTTAACAGCAGTAAAAAATCCATGGATAGCATCCATCATAGCCTATAGTAGTCTGTACGTTATACGAACTTATACAAATTTTAATTTTTGGGTTTTATCAGTACTTTTTTTTATTGTATATGTTGTTAGTATATGGTTGTTAATGGGTACGGAATTGAGTAGTCAATTAAAAGATATTAAACAATCTTTCAAACAGAGGAAGGGGCATGTTAAGTCGCATTAA
- a CDS encoding nitroreductase family protein, which yields MLSRIKKKIITLAKRAIERRGHKSVFWARIYYCFLDPSFKREFYAALKGKLKHLSDIEHKQANYYLLTRNIHRIEKGLLMKTRKPVFAKDYIQETIESFELIYKEAENNANQQVKWFHDVLENYFSACAPDPHIDIFRTRFNSITQNYPLSVNHHDLDRKYVPYKRVLNGERSSAISYRDFYILSKQRRSVRWFTDQPVPRDLIDQAILAAIEAPSACNRQPFEFRVIDDPEMVHRVASIPMGTKGYAENIPVLVVVVGNLDAYFDERDRHVIYIDSSLASMAFMYALETLGLSSCAINWPDIEVKEKQMEKVLKLDKYQRPIMCIAVGYPDVEERVAYSAKRPIEMIRKYN from the coding sequence ATGTTAAGTCGCATTAAAAAGAAAATTATTACTCTTGCTAAAAGGGCCATTGAACGGCGTGGGCACAAGTCTGTATTTTGGGCACGCATATACTATTGCTTTTTAGACCCATCATTTAAACGCGAGTTCTACGCAGCGTTGAAAGGTAAGCTTAAACACCTGTCGGATATTGAACATAAGCAAGCCAACTATTATTTATTGACGAGAAATATCCACCGTATAGAAAAAGGGCTGCTCATGAAAACTCGAAAGCCAGTCTTTGCAAAAGACTATATACAAGAAACGATCGAGAGTTTCGAATTGATTTATAAAGAGGCCGAAAATAATGCTAATCAACAGGTCAAGTGGTTTCATGATGTGTTGGAGAATTATTTTTCAGCTTGTGCTCCCGATCCGCACATCGATATTTTTCGTACACGGTTTAATTCGATTACCCAAAATTATCCACTGTCTGTTAATCATCACGATTTAGATCGGAAATATGTCCCATATAAACGTGTGTTAAATGGAGAGAGGTCTTCAGCTATTAGTTACCGTGATTTTTATATCCTGTCCAAGCAACGACGTTCCGTTCGATGGTTTACGGACCAGCCTGTTCCCAGAGATTTGATAGATCAGGCGATCTTGGCTGCGATAGAGGCACCTTCTGCCTGTAATAGGCAACCTTTTGAATTTCGCGTTATTGATGATCCCGAGATGGTACACCGAGTTGCTTCGATCCCGATGGGCACCAAGGGGTATGCAGAAAACATACCGGTTCTTGTTGTTGTTGTTGGAAATTTAGATGCCTATTTTGATGAGCGCGATCGGCATGTGATATACATTGATTCTTCCTTAGCATCTATGGCTTTTATGTATGCCCTTGAAACCTTAGGCTTGAGCAGCTGTGCAATCAATTGGCCTGATATAGAGGTAAAAGAAAAACAAATGGAAAAAGTTCTCAAACTTGATAAATATCAACGGCCTATTATGTGCATCGCGGTAGGTTATCCCGATGTAGAGGAGCGTGTTGCCTATTCTGCAAAAAGACCTATAGAGATGATTCGGAAATACAATTAG
- a CDS encoding polysaccharide biosynthesis/export family protein: MRNSLGILFILLLFLASCGSKRNLVYFSDLRDSGAVKSAIQAIPPTKIQAGDILRITVNSLNPESNTLFNSGTLQTLDGSRNSSNQGAPLGSEGYLVDQDGYISFPVIGQIKLSGLTRDEARREMLKRVGEYVKDPIINVRFVNFKVTVIGEVAQPSTFNIPNERVNILEALGMAGDMTPYGRRENILLIREEAGERTTVRINLGHKDIMDSPYFYLRQNDILYVEATKYRDPSADRTLRIITAVASSLTAVGLFITRVF, from the coding sequence ATGAGAAATTCACTTGGAATTCTTTTTATACTTCTTTTATTTCTTGCTTCTTGCGGATCGAAAAGAAATTTGGTCTACTTCAGTGATCTACGAGATTCGGGAGCAGTGAAAAGCGCTATTCAAGCTATTCCTCCCACTAAAATTCAAGCTGGAGATATTTTACGTATTACTGTAAACTCCTTAAACCCAGAGTCTAATACCTTGTTTAATAGTGGCACGCTACAAACCTTGGACGGTTCTAGAAACAGCAGTAATCAGGGTGCACCATTAGGTTCCGAAGGGTATCTGGTAGATCAGGATGGATACATCAGTTTCCCGGTAATCGGACAGATAAAGCTATCAGGTTTAACAAGAGATGAGGCGCGGAGGGAGATGCTCAAACGAGTGGGCGAGTATGTAAAAGATCCTATTATTAATGTGCGTTTCGTTAACTTTAAAGTAACCGTGATTGGTGAAGTTGCCCAACCATCTACGTTTAACATCCCGAACGAACGGGTAAACATTTTGGAAGCTTTGGGTATGGCAGGGGATATGACACCTTATGGCCGCCGTGAAAACATTCTTTTGATACGGGAAGAGGCCGGTGAGCGTACCACAGTGCGCATAAACTTAGGCCATAAGGATATTATGGATTCACCTTATTTCTATTTAAGGCAGAACGACATTCTTTATGTGGAGGCCACAAAATACCGTGATCCAAGTGCAGACAGAACATTGCGAATTATAACAGCCGTTGCATCATCATTAACAGCTGTGGGCCTATTTATAACAAGAGTATTTTAA
- a CDS encoding nucleotide sugar dehydrogenase, with translation MSTRTEAQQAEKRIAIIGLGYVGLPLAIAFGKQYDVLGFDINTSRVDELSEGKDRTQEANLEELKQVITLKKDPQRNIGLGFSSDCEDLSKYNIFIVTVPTPIDQFKSPDLRPLIKASEMIGSVLKKGDVVIYESTVYPGCTEEDCVPVLERVSGLSFNRDFFAGYSPERINPGDKINTLTKIKKVTSGSTSEIATVVDDLYRSIIDAGTHKAPSIKVAEASKAIENAQRDVNISFVNELALIFDRIGIDTNDVIEAAGTKWNFLKYKPGLVGGHCIGVDPYYLAHKAQALGYHPQVILSGRRVNDNMGSFVANKVVKLMIEKEHKIKGARALIMGVTFKENCPDVRNTRVVDIYHELVQFGLVVDVFDPWADATEVKEEYNVDILNQLDKSILYDAIVVAVSHDEFLTYDFQTIKRNNGVIFDTKGCLDRALVDGRL, from the coding sequence ATGAGCACAAGAACCGAAGCGCAGCAAGCAGAAAAAAGAATAGCTATTATAGGTTTAGGATATGTTGGATTACCTTTAGCTATAGCGTTTGGTAAGCAATACGATGTTTTAGGTTTTGATATCAATACATCAAGGGTTGATGAGTTAAGTGAAGGTAAAGACCGTACACAGGAAGCTAATCTAGAAGAGCTGAAACAGGTTATTACACTTAAAAAAGATCCACAGCGCAATATTGGATTAGGTTTTTCATCTGATTGCGAAGATTTGAGCAAATACAATATTTTTATTGTGACAGTGCCCACTCCTATCGATCAATTTAAATCCCCTGATTTAAGGCCTCTAATCAAAGCTTCCGAAATGATCGGATCGGTACTTAAAAAGGGCGACGTGGTCATTTACGAATCAACGGTCTATCCCGGTTGTACTGAAGAAGATTGTGTGCCTGTACTGGAGCGCGTTTCAGGTTTAAGCTTCAATAGAGACTTTTTTGCTGGCTATTCACCTGAGCGGATCAATCCCGGTGATAAAATAAATACCCTGACAAAGATCAAGAAGGTAACCTCGGGTTCTACCTCGGAGATCGCCACGGTTGTCGATGATCTGTATCGTTCCATTATAGATGCCGGTACCCATAAGGCTCCCAGTATCAAGGTGGCAGAAGCTTCTAAGGCTATCGAAAATGCGCAGAGAGATGTGAATATTTCCTTTGTTAATGAGCTCGCATTAATTTTTGATCGTATTGGTATTGATACTAATGATGTGATTGAAGCAGCGGGTACTAAGTGGAATTTCCTGAAATATAAGCCAGGATTAGTCGGTGGGCATTGCATTGGGGTAGATCCCTATTACTTAGCGCATAAGGCACAGGCTTTGGGTTACCATCCTCAGGTAATTTTATCTGGGCGTCGGGTAAACGATAATATGGGATCTTTTGTTGCTAACAAGGTTGTTAAATTAATGATCGAAAAGGAGCATAAAATCAAAGGAGCTCGAGCGCTTATCATGGGTGTCACCTTTAAAGAAAATTGTCCTGACGTAAGAAATACCCGGGTGGTAGATATCTATCATGAGCTGGTACAATTTGGATTGGTAGTGGATGTTTTCGATCCATGGGCTGATGCCACAGAGGTTAAGGAAGAATATAACGTAGATATTCTGAATCAATTGGACAAATCAATTCTATATGATGCCATTGTCGTGGCGGTATCCCATGATGAATTTTTAACCTATGATTTCCAAACGATTAAACGTAATAACGGAGTTATATTTGATACCAAAGGGTGTTTAGACCGAGCATTGGTAGACGGCAGATTATAG
- a CDS encoding tyrosine-protein kinase, whose product MNEQNKVMQEESGTHIKAILLNYLRHWKWFLISFISFILIAFLYLKYTIPQWEMTTVLLIKDDKRAPSTGGGAFADLDMFQSNQNISNEIEVMKGKTLMQRVLKELRLETSYYLEEMFSTKELYGKDLPINLTIHRLDTTAYALDGGVLLEVLDNNQFELSYEDVEKNENVKKKYSFGKQIKEPFGSFTVIRSGEVKAGQHIRVLFHDLVKLASFYTREIDIEMVNKDASVLTLSLVHENIDKGVAILNKLVQVYNREAVEDKNQLADKTISFIDERLSFLVVELSDVEKNVERYKREHQITNVSAEAQQYLQEAGEYNRKVAESETQFSILESIEQYLDNKQNELVPSALGLQDPTLNELIGRFNELQLERQRLVRTTQASSPLVLSLDEQLVNLRVNILENLRNIKNSIQITLNNLKNSSGQFRTRIQDVPSIERNLLEIQREQGIKSNLYSYLLQKREESSISLASAVPNTRIIDAAMPGDRPVKPKRSLVLLFSFIFAIGTPIGILYLKELLNDRVTLMKDVHDVVPVPVLGELVHSNDGEDTLVVRKSSRTPLAELFRLIRTNLQFATLGKENKIVMVTSSMTREGKTFFSINLGASMALTGKKVVLLEFDIRKPKLISDLKIAKPSKGITNFLVDTKLQVDDLVKATGLVDNLFVVGAGPIPPNPAELLLSPRIDELFNILRERFDYVIVDTSPVGQVADAFTLAKQADMSVYMIRYNYTWKQQLNIVKDVYENKKMPNLNVVLNDAKEENSYGYGYGYGYGYGYGAELDEKEGWLIRIKRYLKRG is encoded by the coding sequence ATGAACGAACAGAACAAAGTAATGCAAGAGGAATCAGGAACCCATATCAAGGCTATTCTCTTAAATTATCTAAGGCATTGGAAATGGTTCCTAATCTCTTTTATCTCGTTTATATTAATTGCCTTTCTTTACCTGAAGTATACCATACCTCAGTGGGAGATGACGACAGTTTTATTGATAAAGGATGATAAAAGGGCTCCCAGTACCGGGGGCGGCGCTTTTGCCGATTTAGACATGTTTCAATCCAATCAGAACATCAGTAACGAGATCGAGGTTATGAAGGGTAAAACCTTGATGCAACGGGTATTGAAGGAATTGCGCTTAGAGACGAGTTATTATTTGGAGGAGATGTTCAGTACCAAAGAATTGTACGGTAAAGATTTACCTATAAACCTTACCATTCACCGATTAGATACTACTGCCTATGCGCTGGATGGAGGGGTGCTCCTGGAAGTTCTGGATAATAATCAATTTGAGCTGTCTTACGAAGATGTCGAGAAAAACGAAAATGTTAAGAAGAAATACAGTTTTGGTAAGCAGATAAAAGAGCCTTTTGGTAGTTTTACGGTTATCCGGTCAGGAGAAGTTAAGGCCGGCCAACACATCCGTGTATTATTTCATGATTTGGTTAAGCTAGCCTCTTTCTATACCAGAGAGATTGATATTGAGATGGTCAATAAAGATGCGAGTGTTCTTACCTTGAGTTTAGTTCATGAAAACATCGACAAAGGCGTTGCCATCCTGAATAAATTAGTGCAGGTATATAACCGCGAAGCAGTTGAGGATAAAAATCAATTGGCCGATAAAACCATCAGTTTCATCGATGAGCGCCTTTCGTTTCTGGTTGTTGAGTTGTCTGACGTTGAAAAAAATGTAGAACGTTATAAGCGTGAGCATCAGATCACCAATGTGAGTGCGGAGGCTCAACAATATTTACAGGAGGCCGGCGAGTACAACCGAAAAGTGGCTGAATCCGAGACACAGTTCAGTATACTGGAGTCTATTGAACAATATCTTGATAATAAGCAAAATGAACTGGTACCCAGTGCATTAGGTTTGCAAGATCCTACCCTGAACGAACTTATTGGCAGGTTCAATGAGTTACAGCTCGAAAGGCAAAGGCTTGTACGTACCACACAGGCGAGCAGTCCGTTAGTACTGAGTTTGGATGAGCAGCTGGTAAATTTGCGTGTAAACATTTTAGAGAATTTAAGGAATATTAAAAACAGTATTCAGATTACTTTAAACAATCTGAAAAACAGTTCCGGTCAATTTAGGACACGCATTCAGGATGTACCCAGCATCGAGCGGAACTTATTGGAAATACAACGTGAGCAGGGTATTAAATCTAATCTGTATTCTTACCTCTTGCAAAAAAGGGAAGAGTCGTCTATTTCGCTGGCTTCTGCCGTACCGAACACACGTATTATTGACGCGGCTATGCCGGGCGATCGACCAGTTAAACCGAAAAGATCGTTGGTATTACTGTTCTCGTTTATTTTTGCCATCGGAACACCTATTGGTATTCTCTATCTAAAAGAACTGTTGAACGACCGGGTAACCCTTATGAAAGATGTCCATGATGTCGTACCTGTTCCGGTATTGGGAGAGCTCGTTCATAGCAACGATGGAGAAGACACACTGGTAGTCAGAAAATCAAGCCGTACACCACTGGCAGAGCTCTTTCGTTTAATCCGTACCAATCTGCAATTTGCCACCTTGGGCAAAGAGAATAAGATTGTCATGGTTACCTCCAGTATGACGCGCGAAGGGAAAACCTTCTTTAGCATTAACCTCGGAGCAAGTATGGCGCTGACGGGCAAGAAGGTTGTCTTGTTGGAATTTGATATCCGTAAACCTAAATTGATCAGTGATTTAAAGATAGCTAAACCGTCTAAAGGAATTACCAACTTTTTGGTCGACACCAAGTTGCAGGTAGACGATCTGGTGAAAGCCACTGGTTTGGTCGATAATTTATTTGTTGTAGGGGCTGGCCCTATTCCGCCCAACCCGGCAGAACTGTTATTAAGTCCCCGCATTGATGAGCTATTTAATATTTTGAGGGAAAGATTTGACTATGTCATCGTTGATACCTCTCCGGTAGGTCAGGTAGCCGATGCTTTTACATTGGCTAAACAAGCCGATATGAGCGTTTACATGATACGTTATAATTATACCTGGAAACAGCAACTTAACATTGTGAAAGATGTTTATGAAAATAAGAAGATGCCTAACTTAAATGTCGTGCTGAACGATGCCAAAGAAGAAAATTCCTATGGTTATGGCTATGGTTATGGCTACGGTTATGGTTATGGGGCAGAGTTAGATGAAAAAGAAGGTTGGTTGATACGCATAAAGAGGTATTTAAAACGAGGATAG